Proteins found in one Dehalococcoidia bacterium genomic segment:
- the yidD gene encoding membrane protein insertion efficiency factor YidD, protein MKRIALGLISGYQVTISQVTAHSCRFVPTCSQFTYEAIAKYGLLRGGWMGAKRLARCHPLNPGGFDPVP, encoded by the coding sequence ATGAAGAGGATTGCTCTGGGCTTAATCAGTGGTTATCAGGTTACCATTTCACAGGTAACCGCTCACTCCTGCCGTTTTGTGCCCACTTGCTCGCAGTTTACCTATGAGGCAATTGCGAAGTACGGTCTCTTGCGGGGGGGTTGGATGGGGGCAAAGCGCCTCGCTCGTTGCCATCCGTTGAATCCCGGTGGGTTTGACCCGGTTCCTTGA
- the jag gene encoding RNA-binding cell elongation regulator Jag/EloR: MESLETSAKTVEEAVELALEKLGASREEVEVVVLKEGKPGIFGFGGEDATVRVVRRQTDEVRQEAAALARQMLEKILSLMRVSASIEEKETSQEERALIGLEINGDDLGILIGRRGQTLASLQYLVYLMVSHQLKARVSMTIDVAGYRERRMEALRDLAWRTAERVTATGQTVPLEPMPASERRIIHLALRDCQGVITQSVGEGDYRKVTILKGE, from the coding sequence ATGGAAAGTCTCGAGACAAGCGCAAAGACCGTGGAAGAAGCCGTCGAACTGGCACTAGAAAAACTCGGCGCAAGCCGTGAAGAAGTGGAGGTGGTAGTCCTAAAAGAGGGAAAGCCAGGAATTTTCGGTTTTGGCGGTGAGGATGCAACGGTCAGGGTAGTCAGGCGGCAAACTGATGAGGTGAGGCAGGAGGCGGCCGCCCTGGCCAGGCAGATGCTGGAGAAGATTCTTTCCCTGATGAGGGTATCGGCCTCCATAGAGGAGAAAGAGACATCCCAAGAGGAGCGAGCCCTTATCGGCCTAGAGATCAACGGCGATGATCTGGGCATTCTAATCGGGAGGAGGGGTCAGACCCTGGCCTCGCTGCAATACCTGGTCTACCTCATGGTGAGCCATCAATTGAAGGCTCGTGTAAGCATGACTATAGATGTAGCCGGCTATCGGGAGCGCCGCATGGAGGCGCTCAGGGATCTGGCGTGGCGCACGGCGGAGCGTGTTACGGCAACCGGGCAGACGGTGCCACTGGAGCCGATGCCGGCAAGCGAGCGCCGCATCATTCACCTGGCGCTCAGGGACTGCCAAGGGGTTATCACTCAGAGTGTCGGCGAGGGTGATTATCGTAAGGTGACCATCCTCAAAGGGGAGTAG
- a CDS encoding PQQ-binding-like beta-propeller repeat protein, which produces MTKTKTFLMLALLAVGCLLLSGCAATMMGAGTGWSGPVVEDNVLYVGTAGGKLVSYNLESDPRPYAEEWWRFPPTGEPWPGGGEGGGGFGSFLACAPTTTTAIYSSPVVEGGMVYIGAYEGRVYALNSTSRLVGYSFPEESAGEWVYPREGEESIGDIVGSPVVAGGILYVGSADGNLYAIDTATGKLAWDRPLYESGDDIWATPLVDDGVVYIGSFDRNLYALNATDGTMLWAFEAKGAIVATPLIYSDTIYIGSFDREFYAIDASTGKAKVGFTPFHADNWFWGKAVAYDDTIMIGSLDGRIYALDAESGESKWEYETGGSVRGDPALIGDLAIFGSDNGRVYAINASNGQEAWHYPTGEDYFGPIRASLYAGDDEVYVYDTQNSKIFALGAEHGDLLWSVSTLE; this is translated from the coding sequence TTGACGAAAACAAAGACTTTTTTAATGCTGGCTTTGCTTGCCGTGGGGTGTCTGCTCCTTTCGGGGTGTGCTGCTACGATGATGGGCGCCGGGACGGGCTGGTCCGGGCCGGTAGTGGAGGATAATGTCCTCTATGTGGGCACCGCCGGTGGGAAGCTGGTAAGCTATAATCTAGAGAGTGACCCCCGGCCGTATGCTGAGGAGTGGTGGCGGTTTCCGCCAACGGGTGAGCCCTGGCCTGGAGGAGGGGAAGGAGGCGGTGGCTTCGGTAGCTTCCTTGCCTGTGCCCCCACGACGACAACGGCTATCTACAGCAGCCCCGTTGTGGAAGGGGGCATGGTCTATATCGGCGCCTACGAGGGCAGGGTATATGCGCTGAACTCCACCAGTCGCTTAGTCGGGTACTCTTTCCCCGAGGAGTCAGCCGGGGAGTGGGTCTACCCCAGGGAGGGAGAGGAAAGCATCGGCGACATCGTGGGCAGCCCGGTGGTCGCCGGCGGCATACTCTATGTCGGTTCTGCCGATGGCAATCTATATGCCATTGACACCGCCACCGGGAAGTTGGCATGGGACCGACCCCTCTATGAATCCGGGGATGATATATGGGCCACCCCGCTGGTTGATGATGGCGTGGTCTATATCGGCAGCTTTGACCGTAATCTCTATGCTTTAAATGCCACGGATGGCACGATGCTCTGGGCATTCGAAGCGAAAGGGGCGATCGTCGCTACACCGCTTATATACAGCGATACCATCTACATCGGCTCCTTCGACCGCGAATTCTACGCCATTGACGCCAGCACGGGGAAGGCCAAAGTGGGCTTTACCCCTTTCCATGCGGACAACTGGTTCTGGGGTAAGGCAGTGGCCTATGATGATACCATCATGATCGGCAGCCTCGATGGTCGGATCTATGCCCTCGATGCCGAAAGCGGAGAGTCTAAGTGGGAATATGAAACCGGGGGGTCGGTCCGCGGCGACCCCGCCCTGATTGGCGACCTGGCTATATTCGGCTCCGATAACGGAAGGGTCTATGCTATAAACGCTTCTAATGGGCAGGAAGCCTGGCATTACCCCACGGGGGAGGATTATTTCGGTCCAATTCGTGCATCCCTTTATGCCGGGGATGACGAGGTGTATGTTTATGACACGCAGAACAGCAAGATTTTCGCTCTGGGGGCGGAGCACGGCGATCTGTTATGGAGCGTGTCCACGCTCGAGTGA
- a CDS encoding YidC/Oxa1 family membrane protein insertase, which produces MSRNRLILILVAAAVIVLSLTYGLVNTFDLILLQPMLNFMILVSNALFNSFGLAIIVLVIVVRLLMTPLTLRQLHHTRAMSLMGPKIKELQKKYAKDKKKLQQEMANVYKESGISPMGCVGPMLIQLPLWIALYRSILGAVATTPEALLGLSHNLYSLSAIHHAVPLNGDFLWLNLAQPDVPPNGYFILPVLVAASMWVLQKMSTVPTPDQQQQSMNKMMIWMMPLMFAFFTLAFPSGLALFWVVSNIIGIITQYFITGWGSLFVKAPAAAPKVAIEQSIETPEAAIQEEKLAAEREKQQERVAHGKSRDKRKDRGRSRRTGTRKTRRKP; this is translated from the coding sequence ATGAGTAGAAACCGCCTGATATTAATCCTCGTCGCCGCTGCGGTGATTGTCCTTTCATTAACCTATGGGCTTGTCAACACCTTTGATCTCATCCTGCTCCAGCCCATGCTCAATTTCATGATCCTGGTCTCCAATGCTCTCTTTAATAGCTTCGGCCTGGCGATCATCGTCCTGGTCATCGTTGTGCGCCTGCTGATGACGCCCCTAACCCTGAGGCAACTGCACCACACCCGGGCGATGAGCCTGATGGGGCCGAAGATAAAGGAGCTCCAAAAGAAGTACGCCAAGGATAAAAAGAAGCTCCAGCAGGAGATGGCGAATGTGTATAAGGAGAGCGGGATAAGCCCCATGGGCTGCGTGGGGCCCATGTTGATTCAGCTTCCCCTCTGGATCGCCCTCTATCGCTCCATCCTGGGAGCTGTGGCGACAACCCCCGAGGCACTGCTGGGTCTTTCCCATAATCTCTATTCCCTGTCGGCGATTCATCATGCGGTTCCCCTAAATGGGGATTTCCTCTGGCTCAACCTGGCCCAGCCTGATGTGCCCCCTAATGGGTATTTCATCCTGCCCGTTCTGGTAGCGGCCTCGATGTGGGTGCTGCAAAAGATGTCCACCGTGCCCACACCGGACCAGCAGCAGCAGTCGATGAACAAAATGATGATCTGGATGATGCCCCTTATGTTTGCATTTTTCACCCTCGCCTTCCCCAGCGGGCTGGCGCTGTTCTGGGTGGTATCCAATATAATTGGCATTATAACGCAGTATTTTATCACCGGGTGGGGCTCGCTTTTCGTGAAAGCCCCGGCTGCGGCACCAAAGGTGGCTATAGAGCAGAGTATAGAAACACCCGAGGCGGCCATTCAAGAGGAGAAATTGGCTGCTGAGAGGGAGAAACAACAAGAGAGGGTGGCGCATGGAAAGTCTCGAGACAAGCGCAAAGACCGTGGAAGAAGCCGTCGAACTGGCACTAGAAAAACTCGGCGCAAGCCGTGA